A region from the Curtobacterium sp. MCBA15_012 genome encodes:
- a CDS encoding YhcG family protein, with product MTESTPIPSGYAATLAELKQQVRNARFTAQRRVNTELVRLYWGIGATILQRQETEGWGSNVIGRLATDLRAEFPDMKGFSRANLFYMRRLAGEWSADAIVQQAVGQLPWGHITVLLDRLDDHHLRDWYAHEAAAHGWSRNVLEHQIKTSAHTRLQAAPSNFPATLPAGDSDLAQQLTKDPYVLDFLALDGDAKERHLEQALVDRIIDTLRELGEGFAFVGRQVHFDVDGDDFYVDLLFFHVEQLRYVVIELKTGKFKPEYLGQLGFYVALVDDRLRRTQHADTVGLLLVADKNDAVVRYSLAGQQTPIGVASYDLLPPSVRAALPSEADLTNLLHDARNDNSGTGN from the coding sequence ATGACCGAGTCCACGCCAATACCGTCCGGGTACGCCGCCACCCTCGCTGAACTCAAGCAGCAGGTGAGGAATGCGCGGTTCACCGCGCAACGGCGCGTCAACACCGAACTCGTGCGCTTGTACTGGGGAATCGGCGCCACCATCCTGCAGCGCCAGGAGACAGAAGGGTGGGGAAGCAACGTCATCGGCCGGCTTGCAACCGACCTGCGGGCAGAGTTCCCCGACATGAAGGGTTTCTCCCGAGCGAACCTGTTCTACATGCGGAGGCTCGCAGGAGAGTGGTCAGCGGACGCGATTGTCCAACAGGCTGTTGGACAACTGCCCTGGGGTCACATCACCGTGCTCCTGGACCGGCTCGATGACCACCACCTCCGCGACTGGTATGCCCACGAAGCGGCGGCACATGGCTGGTCGCGGAACGTGCTCGAGCACCAGATCAAGACCAGCGCCCACACCCGGCTGCAGGCGGCACCGTCGAACTTCCCGGCGACCCTGCCGGCGGGGGACTCTGACCTTGCGCAGCAGCTGACCAAGGATCCGTACGTGCTGGACTTCCTCGCCCTCGACGGCGACGCGAAGGAACGCCACCTCGAGCAGGCCCTGGTCGACCGGATCATCGACACGCTCCGCGAGCTCGGTGAAGGGTTCGCGTTTGTGGGCAGGCAGGTGCACTTCGACGTCGACGGCGACGACTTCTACGTCGACCTGCTCTTCTTCCACGTCGAGCAGCTCCGCTACGTCGTCATCGAGCTCAAGACCGGGAAGTTCAAGCCTGAGTACCTCGGGCAGCTCGGCTTCTACGTCGCCCTCGTCGACGATCGGCTCCGCCGCACCCAGCATGCCGACACGGTCGGGCTGCTCCTGGTCGCGGACAAGAACGACGCGGTCGTGCGGTACTCCCTCGCCGGGCAGCAGACCCCGATCGGCGTCGCCAGCTACGACCTCCTGCCCCCGTCGGTGCGGGCAGCACTGCCGTCCGAGGCGGACCTCACCAACCTGCTTCACGACGCCCGAAACGACAACAGCGGCACCGGTAACTGA
- a CDS encoding cation:dicarboxylate symporter family transporter codes for MELAASNRIPTRWYRSLFVQIAVAVVAGIAVGVCAPAAAPALNVVGQGFIRLIEMVIAPLVFIVVITGIVHVGNLRAVGAVAGKAMLYFVLASSAALVFGLVVGNLVAPGSGLRIDPSTLDESAVTAKTGNAAAPSPGEFVLGLIPSSVINAFATNDILQVLVAAVFVGAAIAAIGPERTAPLIRGLDLCLEVVYRILGWVMRLAPLGAFGAMAYVVGQYGLATLSSYGWLIAACYGAAAVFILLLLVVGQVLSGVPIWRFVWHTRAEFGLALGTASTEAVLPRMITRLTEVGVSRSVAGLVVPTGYSFNLDGAAIYLSISLLFLTQAFGIPLTLEQQVAALGVLLLTSKGMAGVPGSSFLALSATATTLGLFPVAGVALLLGADRIMDSMRVSVNLLGNCVAALVVARWQGELDHVAASEALHPAQRPLAAAGARQQ; via the coding sequence ATGGAACTCGCTGCGTCGAACCGGATCCCCACACGCTGGTACCGCTCACTGTTCGTGCAGATCGCAGTCGCCGTCGTGGCGGGGATCGCCGTCGGTGTCTGCGCGCCTGCCGCTGCGCCAGCCTTGAACGTGGTGGGGCAGGGCTTCATCCGCCTGATCGAGATGGTGATCGCACCACTGGTCTTCATCGTGGTCATCACCGGCATTGTGCACGTCGGCAACCTTCGTGCAGTCGGTGCGGTCGCCGGTAAAGCGATGCTGTACTTCGTCCTCGCGTCCTCCGCAGCGCTGGTGTTCGGCCTCGTCGTCGGCAATCTCGTCGCCCCGGGCAGCGGGCTACGAATCGACCCGTCCACACTCGACGAATCCGCCGTCACGGCGAAGACGGGAAACGCTGCTGCACCGAGCCCGGGGGAGTTCGTTCTGGGTCTCATTCCCTCGAGCGTGATCAACGCGTTCGCGACCAACGACATCCTGCAGGTGCTGGTCGCGGCAGTGTTCGTCGGCGCGGCGATCGCTGCGATCGGCCCGGAACGCACCGCTCCGCTCATTCGCGGGCTCGACCTCTGCCTCGAGGTCGTCTACCGAATCCTCGGTTGGGTGATGCGTCTCGCGCCGCTGGGTGCGTTCGGCGCGATGGCGTACGTAGTGGGACAGTACGGGCTCGCGACGCTCAGCTCCTACGGGTGGCTCATCGCCGCCTGCTACGGCGCCGCGGCCGTGTTCATCCTCCTGCTGCTGGTCGTCGGACAGGTCCTGTCCGGCGTGCCTATCTGGCGGTTCGTCTGGCACACTCGCGCGGAGTTCGGACTCGCACTCGGGACAGCGTCAACCGAGGCGGTCCTGCCACGGATGATCACCCGGCTGACCGAGGTCGGCGTATCCCGCAGTGTCGCGGGGCTAGTGGTGCCAACGGGCTACTCCTTCAACCTCGACGGCGCCGCGATCTACCTCTCCATCTCGCTGCTGTTCCTCACGCAGGCGTTCGGGATCCCGCTGACGCTGGAACAGCAGGTCGCAGCCCTCGGGGTGCTGCTGCTGACGTCGAAGGGGATGGCCGGTGTGCCCGGCTCGTCGTTCCTGGCGCTGTCAGCGACGGCGACGACACTCGGCCTCTTCCCGGTCGCGGGCGTTGCGCTGCTGTTGGGGGCTGACCGAATCATGGACTCGATGCGGGTAAGCGTGAACCTGCTCGGCAACTGCGTCGCCGCACTCGTCGTCGCGCGGTGGCAAGGAGAACTTGACCACGTCGCGGCATCCGAAGCGCTCCACCCAGCCCAGCGTCCCCTCGCCGCAGCAGGCGCGCGGCAGCAGTAG
- a CDS encoding BLUF domain-containing protein, producing MRSIVYTSTQTRPITDIELAQILAVGRERNTSLGVTGILAHKGDNCLGILEGDDAVVGARFEQVRADPRHTNVRVLMDEQIVARSFPDWSMAFQPIDPLMEQVSGFTDLFVPGRPIEATAARSRVRGLLEWFRKHPLAPLTSRTADEDETPRTRVINGAILALHDDGVSRFSIDVAAAHAAMSPAQVRELFPTEQALLAATVERWSQAIAAPLVPLMAEKGTVAFLHALLAAQAEETGLVALLAHSLVSAADPTVDGADYYRSIYRRFRESIRDGLTADVLAGREPETMDPVRGAQQLLALYDGLRLQAMLTADTDLVDAFDRAASRMRRGWSEQYEQPTYWDIPVAEPR from the coding sequence ATGCGTTCGATCGTTTACACCAGCACCCAGACCCGTCCGATCACGGACATTGAGCTCGCGCAGATCCTCGCGGTCGGTCGGGAACGGAACACCAGCCTCGGCGTCACGGGAATACTGGCGCACAAGGGCGATAACTGTCTGGGGATCCTCGAGGGAGATGACGCTGTCGTCGGAGCACGGTTCGAGCAGGTCCGCGCCGACCCCCGGCACACCAATGTCCGCGTTCTGATGGATGAGCAGATCGTGGCGCGCTCGTTCCCGGATTGGTCGATGGCGTTCCAACCCATCGACCCGCTGATGGAACAGGTTTCGGGCTTCACCGACCTCTTTGTGCCCGGACGGCCGATTGAAGCAACAGCAGCCCGCAGTCGCGTGCGCGGGCTGCTGGAGTGGTTCCGGAAACACCCGCTGGCCCCGCTGACCAGCCGCACAGCAGACGAGGACGAAACGCCACGGACACGCGTGATCAACGGCGCGATCCTGGCGCTGCACGATGACGGCGTCTCGCGGTTCAGCATTGATGTCGCCGCCGCGCACGCGGCAATGTCGCCAGCGCAGGTCCGGGAGCTGTTTCCCACGGAGCAGGCCCTGCTCGCAGCGACGGTTGAACGGTGGTCGCAGGCGATCGCGGCGCCGCTTGTGCCGCTGATGGCTGAGAAGGGCACAGTCGCGTTCCTGCATGCGCTTCTGGCCGCGCAGGCTGAGGAGACCGGCCTCGTCGCGCTCCTGGCGCATAGCCTCGTGTCCGCGGCAGACCCGACAGTCGATGGGGCGGACTACTACCGTTCGATCTACCGGCGCTTCCGAGAGTCGATCCGTGATGGCCTGACAGCGGATGTTCTCGCTGGCCGGGAGCCCGAGACGATGGACCCGGTCCGTGGCGCACAGCAGCTCCTCGCGCTCTACGACGGCTTACGGTTGCAGGCGATGCTGACAGCGGACACGGACCTCGTTGACGCGTTCGATCGCGCAGCAAGCCGGATGCGACGCGGCTGGTCCGAGCAGTACGAGCAGCCGACCTACTGGGACATTCCCGTCGCTGAACCCCGCTAG
- a CDS encoding GNAT family N-acetyltransferase, protein MEYSFSPPTALEFKTLYDETGWADWDLGLFERALAGSWVVCAVRDDAGSLVGIGRLISDGALHAFVTEMIVTERARGTGVGGAILAHLVDEARRRGVDDVQLFAARGRARFYERHGFERRPESGPGMDLSDAR, encoded by the coding sequence ATGGAGTACTCGTTCTCGCCGCCGACCGCCTTGGAGTTCAAGACGCTCTACGACGAAACCGGGTGGGCGGACTGGGATCTCGGGCTGTTCGAGCGAGCGCTGGCGGGCAGCTGGGTGGTCTGCGCGGTGCGTGACGACGCCGGATCGCTCGTCGGTATCGGCCGGCTCATCAGCGACGGAGCACTGCACGCGTTCGTCACCGAGATGATCGTCACCGAGCGGGCCCGCGGGACAGGGGTCGGCGGAGCGATCCTCGCGCACCTCGTCGACGAGGCACGGCGCCGCGGTGTCGACGACGTCCAACTCTTCGCCGCCCGCGGTCGGGCGCGCTTCTATGAGCGCCACGGCTTCGAACGTCGCCCAGAGTCCGGGCCGGGCATGGACCTCTCCGACGCCCGGTAG
- a CDS encoding AraC family transcriptional regulator gives MTNERPAAGLRPLVAVAGSDTGRAIDDLAGMYAGRTWHAAPVDSNYWYKYVAVGDDQMSIRRSQMHGTLRGDVAVEGEVVVQWIDSGSARVDVGRDEMRMQPGVPVLFPIEQRFEMEYEDWDQRIVHLNRNLVLDVAAERYLVDGTFAFDRKTAPTDAAVALWRESVATAMGVLRTEGAQSLAWHEAQRSVVRSLFGMYRFHGEYVPAGYGEARSARLRAAVDVIHADAGKPLSVGDIAEAAGLSARGLQETFQRNLGRTPMAYLREVRLRRVQEELLRSEPAATSVAVVASRWGFAHMGRFSGEYLRRFGEYPRDTLRR, from the coding sequence ATGACGAACGAACGCCCGGCTGCTGGGCTGCGTCCGTTGGTGGCGGTCGCGGGTTCGGATACCGGCCGCGCGATCGATGACCTCGCCGGAATGTACGCCGGTCGCACCTGGCACGCAGCTCCCGTCGATTCGAACTACTGGTACAAGTACGTCGCGGTGGGCGATGACCAGATGAGCATCCGCCGCTCCCAAATGCACGGCACCCTCCGCGGCGATGTCGCGGTCGAGGGTGAAGTGGTCGTGCAGTGGATCGACTCGGGAAGCGCCCGCGTGGACGTTGGCCGGGACGAGATGCGCATGCAACCCGGGGTTCCCGTCCTGTTCCCCATCGAGCAGCGATTCGAGATGGAGTACGAGGACTGGGACCAGCGGATCGTGCACCTGAACCGCAACCTCGTCCTCGACGTCGCCGCCGAACGGTACCTTGTCGATGGAACGTTCGCGTTCGACCGGAAAACAGCGCCAACCGACGCCGCTGTGGCGCTGTGGCGGGAATCCGTGGCGACCGCGATGGGGGTCCTTCGCACTGAGGGGGCGCAGTCACTTGCCTGGCATGAGGCGCAACGGAGCGTGGTGCGATCCCTATTCGGCATGTACCGCTTCCACGGCGAGTACGTACCGGCCGGATACGGAGAGGCACGAAGCGCTCGGCTCCGAGCCGCAGTCGACGTGATCCATGCGGATGCCGGCAAGCCGCTCTCGGTCGGTGACATCGCCGAAGCTGCCGGCCTCAGTGCACGCGGACTCCAAGAAACCTTCCAACGAAACCTCGGTCGCACGCCCATGGCGTACCTCCGCGAAGTCCGGCTTCGCCGCGTCCAGGAAGAGCTTCTCCGATCCGAACCGGCTGCAACATCGGTCGCGGTAGTCGCGAGCCGATGGGGTTTCGCACACATGGGACGTTTCTCCGGCGAGTACCTGCGTCGCTTCGGGGAGTACCCCCGCGACACGCTCCGGCGCTAG
- a CDS encoding MFS transporter has product MTTPSGDENTASALSAPSPEGAQREIGVFDPQFRWVTIGMFLLVLLDAFVALAVSTIMPIISAELDGAGLYAFAFAGPVAVSVVGMVLAGIWSDRGNPLSALIVSVVVFAAGLTVVALAPSMVVFVSGRLVHGLAGGAITVALYVIVARIYPQALHAKVFAAFATAWVIPSLVGPVIAGVLTETVGWRWVFFGVVALVLLAMPLVVAASRVVQGPDERASIGRSEVVRLGLAMLTASSALVIALAAESRGPTQWLVPSLAAVVAMIALRPLLPAGTLRARRGLPSVVLKRALVAATFFAAEVYVPLLLVSHYGTSAALAGVALTAAALSWSAASWVQGRFPTIGHVLAARIGTASLGTAVACLFVTALTSATPIVVVVGWAFAGAGIGLIYPRLGVLTLGYSSKTNQGFNSSALTIAEATASSIVLAVMAIVFAAFGGAASTSAFAAVFALAGALCVLAWLCAPRIVPRATP; this is encoded by the coding sequence ATGACCACCCCCTCCGGCGACGAAAACACCGCGTCAGCGCTCTCCGCACCGAGTCCCGAAGGCGCCCAGCGGGAGATCGGGGTGTTCGACCCGCAGTTCCGATGGGTCACGATCGGCATGTTCCTGTTGGTGCTGCTCGACGCTTTCGTCGCCCTGGCTGTTTCGACGATCATGCCAATCATCAGTGCTGAGCTGGACGGTGCCGGGCTGTACGCGTTCGCGTTCGCCGGTCCTGTCGCGGTGAGCGTGGTCGGGATGGTGCTCGCTGGCATCTGGTCCGACAGGGGCAATCCGCTTAGTGCGCTCATCGTCTCCGTGGTCGTCTTCGCGGCAGGACTCACAGTGGTGGCGCTGGCGCCCAGCATGGTCGTCTTTGTCAGCGGCCGGTTGGTGCACGGTTTGGCTGGCGGTGCGATAACCGTGGCCCTGTACGTGATCGTGGCCCGCATCTACCCGCAGGCCCTGCACGCGAAAGTGTTCGCTGCCTTCGCCACCGCCTGGGTTATCCCTTCGCTCGTCGGTCCGGTCATCGCTGGCGTGCTCACCGAGACGGTTGGGTGGCGGTGGGTCTTTTTCGGAGTCGTGGCGCTTGTCCTGCTGGCGATGCCGTTGGTCGTCGCCGCGTCACGCGTTGTGCAAGGACCTGACGAGCGGGCCTCTATCGGCCGCTCGGAAGTCGTGCGGCTCGGCCTGGCCATGCTCACGGCGTCGTCCGCGCTCGTGATCGCCCTTGCCGCGGAATCGCGCGGGCCGACGCAGTGGCTCGTGCCGTCCCTCGCAGCCGTAGTCGCGATGATCGCCCTTCGCCCACTACTACCGGCTGGAACACTCCGTGCCCGTCGCGGCTTACCGAGCGTCGTACTCAAGCGCGCCCTAGTAGCCGCCACCTTCTTCGCAGCGGAGGTCTACGTGCCGCTCCTGCTGGTTTCCCACTACGGCACGTCAGCTGCCCTCGCGGGCGTGGCGCTCACGGCGGCTGCCCTGAGCTGGTCAGCAGCATCTTGGGTGCAGGGGCGGTTTCCGACGATCGGCCATGTCCTCGCAGCCAGGATCGGCACCGCAAGCCTTGGAACCGCGGTTGCATGCCTGTTCGTGACGGCGCTCACCAGCGCGACGCCCATCGTTGTCGTGGTCGGTTGGGCGTTCGCCGGAGCCGGGATAGGGCTCATCTACCCGCGGCTCGGCGTGCTCACGCTCGGGTATTCAAGCAAGACGAATCAGGGCTTCAACAGCTCCGCGCTGACCATCGCGGAAGCAACCGCATCGTCGATCGTGCTTGCAGTCATGGCTATCGTCTTCGCAGCGTTCGGTGGTGCTGCATCGACGAGCGCGTTCGCGGCGGTTTTCGCCCTGGCAGGAGCACTTTGCGTGCTCGCGTGGTTGTGCGCTCCACGTATCGTGCCTCGCGCTACCCCATGA